A window of the Streptomyces sp. NBC_00454 genome harbors these coding sequences:
- the purN gene encoding phosphoribosylglycinamide formyltransferase, translated as MAVSRLVVLVSGSGTNLQALLDAIDAHPGGSEGFGAEVVAVGADRENIAGLERAEKAGIPTFVCPVKAYATRAEWDAALTEATDAHAPDLVVSAGFMKIVGTEFIDRFGGRFINTHPALLPAFPGAHGVRDALAYGAKVTGCTVHFVDTGVDTGPIIAQGVVEIRDQEDEAALHERIKEVERELLVEVVGRLARHGYSIEGRKVTIQ; from the coding sequence ATGGCCGTCTCCCGCCTGGTGGTGCTGGTCTCCGGCTCCGGCACCAACCTCCAGGCCCTGCTCGACGCCATCGACGCCCACCCCGGCGGATCCGAGGGTTTCGGTGCCGAAGTCGTCGCCGTGGGAGCCGACCGCGAGAACATCGCCGGCCTGGAGCGTGCCGAGAAGGCGGGGATCCCCACCTTCGTGTGCCCGGTCAAGGCGTACGCGACCCGCGCGGAGTGGGATGCCGCCCTGACCGAGGCCACCGACGCGCACGCGCCGGACCTCGTGGTCTCGGCGGGGTTCATGAAGATCGTGGGTACGGAGTTCATCGACCGCTTCGGCGGCCGGTTCATCAACACCCACCCCGCCCTCCTCCCGGCCTTCCCGGGCGCCCACGGCGTACGGGACGCACTCGCCTACGGCGCGAAGGTCACCGGATGCACGGTCCACTTCGTGGACACCGGCGTGGACACCGGTCCGATCATCGCCCAGGGTGTGGTCGAGATCCGGGACCAGGAGGACGAAGCCGCTCTCCACGAGCGGATCAAGGAAGTCGAGCGCGAGCTGCTCGTCGAGGTCGTGGGGCGCCTGGCCCGGCACGGCTACAGCATCGAGGGACGAAAGGTAACAATCCAGTGA